From the Anoplolepis gracilipes chromosome 15, ASM4749672v1, whole genome shotgun sequence genome, the window aaaaaatacgaaTTGTAACTTATTAGGTCTTATTCtatagatattttcttttttaaacatttattgacAATTACTTGTGAAATGATTGTATTATTTAGTTACCAAAACGTAAAGAATGCAATCAATACTTGTAATCTAAtggcattttattaatttgtttttttatagattttctataatatatagtagatttgtattatatatacatatacatatctttatgAAAGGAATGTTCCCTTATGCAAAAGAGTAATGTGTAGATTTTACTTCCAAGGAATTAAATTGATGTATAGATGTGATGTTAgtattatagataattaaaagagaattagTTATACAGACTCGCGAATTGCTCAGTTTGAAGGTAATaagttgatatttttatacttttataaatgctagtgaataaaaaaagtttttattatttttttatattataattaaatattaaacttgaTATTGTGCCAATGTAATAagattaagtaaataaaaaagtataaaaagttataaaaatcattttaataaattaataaaatatcaagaagactttaatataaacttctgtattattatttataataatctttgttACATTTCAGGAACCCCGTATAAATTCAtcaaatttgattttgaatttataaggGTTGAAAGAAAGTgagaaaatatagattttgacTATATTGggtatctttatatatatatatatatatatatatatatattatatacattattatatatattatatatacatatttctatatatttatactctaACCAGGTTTCTCTCTGCTCTAACATTGCTCAATAGcatgtatttatgaaactgACAAATTAGTGgagaaattgtatatatttgacagtaaatatttgtaatttagaatttatttattatttatttaaatttattatgcatacataatatgtaaagTAGAAACTATATACAAAGGTATATTTACAATGACATGATACACAAACTTACAATCTAATATGAACATGTAATAATAACTGTGTAGTTTTTATACATGCTTGTATAACTAATACACGCTAACAATtcgttttcattattaataatttatgtcacCATTTAAATACATCTACGCGCCTACGtactataaatacaaaaactaTTTGGTGAAATCATTGATCTATTTGTAATACGCGATCGAGAAAGTATTGATTCTTCATATGAATTAAGTCGATTCGCCAGAcaactctttctttttgtgcAAATGTTTTATCTATGAATTCTTTGCTGTAACACACATATTGCAAGGAAATCACAGCGATggcgttattataatataatatcatgcaAAAGATATTAACTGTTTCATCTTGTTGAACGCTTGTCTGACTGATTTGATCaatgtaacatttaaattgatcaatgtaatattaaatgaataattcttaaatgaataatctcttttacattatcgaaaaatgcaaaatatataaaatgatttaatagcTTAACACattgtgataaatttaaaaaaataatttgtgtcTTCTATCGCTCCAGAATTGTTATACAAAGATGTTGCGCAATAAcatttgtgaattttatatttaatacataaaatatagcaAAGATAATACATGTTTTCTTTGTTTTCATTATGTTTCAACTAAATTTGTTAGTTTTAAACTCGCCCAGATTGCGATCCTAACAACAGAACTCGGAAagtaatcgaaaaatatcgcGAGGATAATTTAATGACAGCCGCAACTCTTGACGACCatattcttgtatttttttagaataacgTTGCTCTCGTCCAAGAAGTACAATACTGAGATGGCCGAGAGTTTGGTGGGCGCGCAACAGGGTTTAGGTACTTTACCTGGACTCATGAGATGCACCAGCGTCTGGACTATCGCATGATTGGTCGCGTTCATGTGAGCGTTCAATGGAAAGTTGCATTCCCCGCTGCAATAGTACGCATCGTATCCATCTGGTGCGATAATCCAATCCTGTGggatatatttaacattagaAAAAGATCGTAAGGCATAGTGCACAGCATGCATTATTTAAAGCTTTTCGTCGCCATGTCGAATGTAAAGAggacataaataattatctgatCTTCTGTTACTTTTCCGACATCGTAATCCAACACAGGGTTGCGACGAGGGATCGGAAGCTACAAGATATGCCGAATAATGCCACTCACCTGCCACTGTAAATCACGAAAACTGACGTACAATGTTTGGATCTTGCATGTTCGCGTTTGTGAGGTTGTATTGGGATctgcgagaaaaaatattttttcttcagtacaaatatttcatcaatttacatattttacaagtgTGCCATAGCAGATTTTTCTCCAGTCAAAGACTATAGCCGGATAAGGATACTAAAAAGTGCCCCCGAcgagtttttaaataacatttggcCTGTTAtgttcaaacaatttttaaataaacttttaaattgtttttgcataaaaaatatttttatcctgcagtataattataatgaatattataattattacaagaaaataaataattttccgtcctattatcaaaaagtaataaaaaaaggattttccattttttttattatgttgcaccaactcgaaaaaattgtaaaaatttgagaatattGAGACATACAAAAAGAGTAatctataaaagttttgtgACTGAATCTCGAAAGgaacatgttaaaaaagccgtttcttaatttcaatcttttttaaaaaatcgagcttttattcgagattaatgaaaagaaaattttttatgtgttttttgttgataaatattcagaaaaatatcgatatgggatcatcttaaatatttagagaaaagaaaaataaaaactcacATTTTTCTAACTTAGGAGGATAACttaggaaataataaagttaagggGCTGAAATTTTGAgcgagtaaaaaatttttttacaatgagaAAATGACAGGccaagtattatttgaaaactcgtcGGGGGCACTTTTTGTATGTGCTTATCCGGTTATAGCCTTTACGTACCTATATTTCAGTTCGAATcgagattataatatactttgtaCACAGTATGAATACATACCTGTGTAAGGATTGATCTGGTAATCCCAATTGGTGGACTcgctcttcttcttcctcctggCATCGCGTTTCTGTCGGACTTTGGATTCTCTTATGCCCGAACTCTTGAAATAACCCACCAGAAAGGGTTGCTTGTCAGGATCACCCCGGAACTCTACGATTCCAATATCTTCCGGTCTCACTTCGTGCACTGTACATACGAattattgattgaaaaaaaaaaatcgatgctTAGATGATGCTAGTCATAATGATCATTCATATATTTGGAACAAACGCAAAGAGAATTTGGAAAGTGTAGTCACAAAATAAGAAGAGGAGAAAGTACtagtatataaaagaaaaaggaaaagaaatatgtGTTGTAAAAAGAagtatgaaagaaatatttacatgtattttttttttttttttcatcgaagTTACTCTTGATACATTAGAATCGCCGCGTTTTGCGACGCGAAAAACAGAGAACTCctgtttacatatttctttacaCGGAATCACCTCTGTAAGTAGAATGTATTGGataaatgtatgtttattAGAATGCGTCTCTCTTGGGATTATTAATAGTCAACCTTCATGAATATTGAACGCTCAAGAATCAAGAATCTCGGCGCAAAGTCACACAGCTGGCCTATCTTAGACATTCACTTTGAATGCGCCAACGTTTCAATCGTCTTGTCTTAATTATTGCTTTGGAAAATTCCAGGATTGCAACATTCGAGACAAGTTTTTGGATTAATTATTCCTTCAaacgcatatatatttatatcgttccttaaataataatttcataacatCTAATAAGTCTATCATTACAGAAAATGGtgctttctcttttaattatctctCGATCCCTCCCCCACCCTCTCTACTGCGACTATAGAGTGATTATGAGAAAGCAGCTAATattgtctttttatataatattgcatttgtTCGATAATGTTAGATGCCGTGTAAATTGACTATTTCTCGACGAGCTAAATGCTCGGTCGCGGCAAAACCAAGTCTTATGCAAATGATCGGGAATATCTACTATCGCCGGTGGTAGGCAGTATGCGCTCCGCGAGTCCGAGAAAGCTAGTAAATTGACCGGCAGGAATGCGCATTCGCCGTGATTGCGGCGGACACCTGCCGCTGCAGTTGTTGCACTTTGCGCGCGCTTGAGGAATGCACCGACGGGATTCTCGGAGCGGACATCGCGAGAGATCGCGCATTCAAgttcaagtaatttttatcatcttttcCCATTCATGGCCGGCtagcacgcacgcacatacacacacgcacacacacgttTCCCGGCTAAAAGGCCTTTGCTTGCAATCGGGGAGAGAATGAATGATCGTGTATTTTTACGCTTTTACGTagacgcgaaaaaaaaaaaaaaaaaaaaaaaaaacgtaggaacataattataatttccgaTAGATATATTTCGGACATTGaagataattttcttaataatttttccaataatttgTTTTGAAATTGTCACCAACAAGGATTCGAAGAACCTATACTGTAGAATCTAAAAGTGTATAAACATGTGATTATTGTCTCAGCTTATATTTAGGATTAgcttatatttagatataggCGATGTGTATCCTTGGATGAGTTTCTCGCGAGAGAAACACGTGgtaggaaagagagagaaagaggcagGAATCGGAGGCGTAAAGATTCGTGAGAGGCATGTGACTCTCCGATCTTGCGTTTTATATTGAACGATCAAAGGTAAACCGGTTGCGCGTTCTGAAGAGTGAGACAAGAGGAAAGAGGAAAGCAGccagatgagagagagagaagcaagTAATGAAATAATCTAGGCGCGGCAAACAACAAACCGCACACGTATACACATGAACACACTTGTCCGTAAACGcgcatacaaatatacatactcgCATACTGCGGTTTGTATACACTTTTGAGTCACCCATATTCACATTAATATGTGCAATCTTATTTATCACATTATGTACCATTTtattgcacaattttttttttttttttttttattttaattaaattaattttctaatttcaattcaattcatttttacgaattatcgaaatttaataactcaagtgctcttttttttattagaataaaaacatTTGCAGTTTGATTTGTCAAATTCtgataatttgtgaaaattaattatattaaaattaaaaaattaatttaattaaaaatatataatgtatcctttgtgtaaatatttgacaacAAAATAGAACAATTCCTGTACAAAATGAGTTAAAAAAACCAACATTCGTAAACACACTTTCGCGTATAgctaaagaataaatttcttctGCAAAAACCATTATTAGATGGACCAGATTTTTCATTTCGATAATCTAGTAAACACATATGAGCTCTCTTATCGATCTTCCTGTCCTCGTTCAGAGAGATTCAATAGCCGAAAAATCTCTGCCTCTTTGTATCtgattttctctctcgatcttTTCCTACTTAAGATTGCCCAGCCTCTTGAATTCAACACGAGTATATCTCGCATTCGTGAGTAGGTATATCTCATCAGTGTGGGAAGCCATCGTAGAGACGATGTATCCCGAATAGTAACAAAGTGTGCGAGTGAATCGCGAACATGATCAAGCAAATAACTTATTCAATGTAACATCTGATTTTGAAAGCgaacaaaatatttacgcTCTTTGCATCtaattgaaagattttataaagtaagaaATCGCTTCATTTgtgaagaatataaaaaaatataacgagtTGGAAATAAAGCTGCGATGacaatttaaactttataaaaaaaaattatgtggataaatgttgaatatttcaaaatttatgttttgacGAGGCTTTTAAATCTCGGTGAAAAATTTGCAGCATCAAGGATTCGACAAGACGCTTAGATAAAACGCTAACTAAGCATCAACGATATATCAAATATCCGAAGAAGACCAGGAAGAGATTCAAGATTCAACAGAGGCGTTGTTAAGCTACTAATCTTTCATGTCACGCACACACGAGCTCAGCAGAACAAAAGTATGGCAGTGAGAGCGGTTGAACAGGTGTAACATTCAGCAGGGACacgaatataatacatatgacCAAGGATATAatccttaaaatatttaattttaaaaattactccATCAAATAAACTACttcaaaattgcattaaatatcGTACGTAATACAGAGGGCCTTTAACTCTTATTCCGTACTGGTGGATTATTTTTGTCCGTAATTTTTCTGACAGCCCgacaatttctcgaaaacaaataatcataaaataatacatttaagtaaattatttttcaaatttattattttagtctttatatacagaatgttcaaagagggtatatacattttttcagattttttaaaacacttttacatatatatgataataaacttatcgaaaatacgctgacccacctgtacagttagaaggtgccaaaaataacaatagtTATTAGGAGTaagagttaatatttaattaaacttaaaggttgatttatattgtttcatctattacatttttctcgtGTTTGAAAACAGATATATTACATTTCCAAATAACGTAAGAATTAAAACTCGAATTCGCGCTTTGCTCGCGACCCTATCTCGATAAACATCGTTCGTGTTTACATCAAGTCGCTCTATATTTAGCGCTCTATTCCCAAGAAGTCGGGCTGAGAAGTTTGAACGGAAACACAGTTAATAGAAGAGACTCTTATCCATAAGGTGAAGcaaaatgtttctttaaaatgaCTTTTAATGCAGAAAcgtcctcttttttttttttttttttttttttttttttttagaaatatcgtATTTCATCAcgttattaataacttttccGATGTAAGTGGAGAACATTTACTTCGCTATTTTGACACTTTGAATCTTAAATAAATCCCTTGTAGTTTTCGTCGAGATGAAAATAACAAGAtgcaaattagaaataaatgcaTCACTCACCTAAACGATCAGCGGGATGCACAGAGAGATATAATCCTCGATTTCCATCGGGGTTGTTTACCCAATGCTCGAGAGCCTCGGTAACGTTTAACGTCAGCCAACCCTCCCGGTTATTCGTTGTATTTATGGCATCGACGTATTGTAACTCTCGAGTCctgaaatattcaaataaatcacATATATTCATATGATTATACTTATTTAGATTTTCACTAAACGATGTAGAAATGAGTAGGTATATAGTTTCTTTTATCGTGCGGATGTAactatcatattaattttctaatccATACTGTcctattcaattaatttacataatttgatCTCAAAATATGATTGTGccacaaattatttataattatttataagtttaaaatttgatttaaaaatatctttagatGAAAACTGATTGCatgaagaaaatgaaaataaataattctaaaagacTCTGTGCACCctcgaatataaaaaaatcatatacacACCCAATGGAATTCCTtagttaaattacaaatatatattcgtaagATAACTTGCTGtgtcacatatttttatttaaatcttaattcaGATTTCAATCGATTATTTTACTCGAAAATGTGAGTGTCGCACACACTTACTAACTATGATGTAATGACAGGTATTCTTGTTTTGTATCAATCGACAAGACGTGTACAACGTACACGCGTGACGGAAAGCTAATATTGTGTTTTCAACAGCATACCGAGATCGTTACGCATGTCTCGGCGTATCTCGGCGTATCGCGAAGATGCTTTGCCGTGATTCTCCGGAttgtaatttctaattaatcgCGAAGCCTCGCGCGTGCCTCGCATCAATAAAGACTCAGTAAAGAAACACACGCCGATCATTGTTCATTAAGCAAATGATCTTCGCAGCATCTAGCTTTTATCCGCTTTCTGCGGATCGATTATCGCGTGACTGAACGAGctgcgcgtttttttttttttttttttttttttttttaaatcgagcTTTTTCATGATTTCCTGCTGTTTGATCGAACAGGACTAAATGTgaattcgtattattatttttacaaatgcaGATTGAATGTAATCCaaataatttctcgaaaaagaagacgaaatttttattacaattaaaaattatatcaattgacatttaattttccaacaattgtctaaattatttattcatataatataaataataatattattatttcattatatatatatatatatatatatatatatatatatatatataaaattaaatggtatatataacatataatcttGTTTCCAAATCAATGAGACTCTAGAGATTTTTGAAATTCCTTAGAAGCTTTGTTTCAATCTTCATCTACAAGAGAAATGTATATCTCgccattttaatttcaaatgtaaCTTCTCTCAGTTGAAGAAGAACGTTTACCATTGGAATTCCGTAACATAATGATGTACCGTGAAGAGATCTTATTACGAAAGCAACGAGTCGCCAGCTTGTCTC encodes:
- the Gbb gene encoding protein 60A; protein product: MSVRPFSILLLLATILGDLISIGSTEKLSGLYVDNGFDQTVVHRVVSQREKRELEHEFLNLLGLPDRPRNTIGRPPQVKRSAPKFLLDIYKNALGEDEEEKPVAHHHRKAGEFDLSGQDLKAIDQSDVIMTFAAHNHHVPGVRHERGKRLWFDVSEVPPREDIIGAELRLYRGADIKGRKNHGSHTITVYRVLKTENKTRELQYVDAINTTNNREGWLTLNVTEALEHWVNNPDGNRGLYLSVHPADRLVHEVRPEDIGIVEFRGDPDKQPFLVGYFKSSGIRESKVRQKRDARRKKKSESTNWDYQINPYTDPNTTSQTRTCKIQTLYVSFRDLQWQDWIIAPDGYDAYYCSGECNFPLNAHMNATNHAIVQTLVHLMSPGKVPKPCCAPTKLSAISVLYFLDESNVILKKYKNMVVKSCGCH